The following DNA comes from Pseudomonas sp. MYb118.
GGCGCCCCGAGGACCCGACGTTCTGGGGCAGCAGCGGTAAGAAGACCGCCACGCGCAACCTGTGGATCTCCATTCCTGCGCTGTTGCTGGCCTTCGCCGTATGGATGGTGTGGAGCACGGTGATCGTGCGCCTGAATGCCATCGGCTTCAATTTCAGCACCGACCAGCTGTTCTGGCTGGCGGCGCTGCCGGGCTTGTCCGGCGCCACCTTCCGCGTGTTCTATTCGTTCATGGTGCCGATCTTCGGTGGCCGGCGCTGGACCGCCCTGAGCACCGCATCCTTGCTGATCCCTTCGCTGTGGATGGGCTTTGCCGTGCAAGACCCGAGCACCCCGTACAGCGTGTTCGTGTGGATCGCCTTGCTCTGCGGTTTTGGTGGCGGCAACTTCGCCTCGAGCATGTCCAACATCAGCTTCTTCTATCCCAAGTCGCAGCAGGGCACCGCACTGGGCCTGAACGCCGGCCTGGGTAACCTGGGCGTGTCGGTGATGCAGTTCTGCGTACCGCTGGTGATCACCTTCGGTTTGTTCGGTTTCCTCGGCGGCAAGCCGCAGACCCTGGCCGACGGTGGCGAGCTGTGGCTGCAGAACGCCGGCTTCATCTGGGTGCCGTTCATTGTCCTGGTGACCGTGTTCGCCTGGTTCGGCATGAACGACCTGTCCAGCGCCCGTGCTTCGTTCAGCGAGCAGGCGGTGATCTTCAAGCGCAAGCACAACTGGCTGATGTGCTGGTTGTACCTGGCGACCTTCGGCTCGTTCATCGGCTTCTCGGCGGCGTTCCCGCTGCTGATCAAGACCTCGTTCCCGGACGTTATCGCCCTGAAATTCGCCTTCCTCGGCCCGCTGGTCGGTGCCCTGGTGCGCCCATTGGGTGGCTGGCTGGCGGACAAGCTCGGTGGTGCGCGGGTGACCCTGTGGAACTTCGTGCTGATGATCGTGATGGTCTTTGGTGTGCTGCATTTCCTGCCGACCAGCCACGCCGGCGAAGCCGCGCAAGGCGGCAGCTTCTACGGCTTCCTCGGCATGTTCATGCTGCTGTTCATCACCACCGGCATCGGCAACGGCTCCACCTTCCGCATGATCCCGGTGATCTTCCGCACCCAGCACGAAAAAGCTTCGGCCGGCAAATCCCAGGCCGTGCGTGACCAGGCGCTGAAAGATGCCGGTAAAGAGTCTGCCGCCGTACTCGGTTTCAGCTCGGCCATGGGCGCCTTCGGTGCGTTCTTCATTCCCAAATCCTTCGGCACGTCGATGGCCCAGACCGGTGGCCCGGAGATGGCTTTCTACATGTTCGTCGGTTTCTACCTGAGCTGCATCGTCGTGACCTGGTGGTGCTACGCGCGCAAAGGCGCCGCGAACCCCTGCTGATACGACCCGAATAACCATTGCGTGGGCGGGGCGCAGAACCCCGCAGCAAGCCTGAGAGGACTTAACTGTGAGTCATTTACTGGATCAACTGCGGTTTTTCAATCGCAAGCAAAACGAGTTTTCCGAGGGGCATGGCGAGACCCGCAAGGAGTCCCGCGACTGGGAGAACGTCTACCGTTCCCGCTGGCAGTACGACAAGATCGTGCGCTCCACCCACGGGGTGAACTGCACCGGCTCGTGCTCGTGGAAAATCTACGTCAAGAACGGCCTGATCACCTGGGAAACCCAGCAGACCGACTACCCGCGTACCCGCAACGACCTGCCCAACCATGAACCCCGTGGTTGCCCGCGCGGTGCGAGCTACAGCTGGTACATCTACAGCGCCAACCGCTTGAAGTACCCGAAAATCCGCAAGCCGCTGCTCAAGCTGTGGCGCGAGGCGCGCCTGACCATGGCGCCGGTGGAAGCCTGGGCGAGCATCGTCGAGAACAAGGCCAAGGCCGACTCGTACAAGAGCAAGCGCGGCATGGGTGGTTTCATCCGTTCGAGCTGGGATGAAGTCAACGAGATCATCGCCGCTTCCAACGTCTACACCATCAAGACCTACGGTCCCGACCGCGTGGTCGGCTTCTCGCCGATCCCGGCGATGTCGATGGTCAGCTACGCCGCCGGTGCCCGTTACCTGTCGATGATCGGTGGCGTGTGCCTGAGCTTCTACGACTGGTACTGCGACCTGCCGCCAGCCTCGCCGATGGTCTGGGGCGAGCAGACCGACGTGCCGGAATCGGCCGACTGGTACAACTCCAACTACATCATCGCCTGGGGCTCCAACGTTCCGCAGACCCGCACCCCGGATGCGCACTTCTTCACCGAGGTGCGCTACAAGGGCACCAAGACCGTGGCGATCACCCCGGACTACTCGGAAGTCGCC
Coding sequences within:
- a CDS encoding NarK family nitrate/nitrite MFS transporter — its product is MSVLQKPDKGPVIHDWRPEDPTFWGSSGKKTATRNLWISIPALLLAFAVWMVWSTVIVRLNAIGFNFSTDQLFWLAALPGLSGATFRVFYSFMVPIFGGRRWTALSTASLLIPSLWMGFAVQDPSTPYSVFVWIALLCGFGGGNFASSMSNISFFYPKSQQGTALGLNAGLGNLGVSVMQFCVPLVITFGLFGFLGGKPQTLADGGELWLQNAGFIWVPFIVLVTVFAWFGMNDLSSARASFSEQAVIFKRKHNWLMCWLYLATFGSFIGFSAAFPLLIKTSFPDVIALKFAFLGPLVGALVRPLGGWLADKLGGARVTLWNFVLMIVMVFGVLHFLPTSHAGEAAQGGSFYGFLGMFMLLFITTGIGNGSTFRMIPVIFRTQHEKASAGKSQAVRDQALKDAGKESAAVLGFSSAMGAFGAFFIPKSFGTSMAQTGGPEMAFYMFVGFYLSCIVVTWWCYARKGAANPC